In Stanieria sp. NIES-3757, the DNA window CATGAGCTACTAAACGAGCGATCGCTTCAACCACAATTCTTTGTGCTGTACCGCGCCAACCAGCATGAATTGCAGCTACTCTTCCCGTCACAACATCTCCAATCAAAACAGGATTACAATCAGCACTAGCTACCCAAACTGCCTGCTCAATGCGATCGCTTAAGACACCATCCCCACCAGGTAAAGATTCTGGGACATCAGCTTGCTTTTTAGCTGCTAAAATTTCTGTCGGTGTAAGTATTTGATTGCCATGAATCTGTTTAACCCGATGTACAGTCGCTTCGGAATTTAAGATGACTACTAAATCTTCTGGAAGACGAGGAAAAAATTGCTGAGTAAAAAATCCATGTTGCCATTGTTGCAATAAACTACAAGTTAGATATGGTAATCCTTCCCAATCACGCCATTGCCAATCAGAATTAAGAGTTTGAGTCTCA includes these proteins:
- a CDS encoding hypothetical protein (protein of unknown function DUF152); the protein is MVSSSVVSETQTLNSDWQWRDWEGLPYLTCSLLQQWQHGFFTQQFFPRLPEDLVVILNSEATVHRVKQIHGNQILTPTEILAAKKQADVPESLPGGDGVLSDRIEQAVWVASADCNPVLIGDVVTGRVAAIHAGWRGTAQRIVVEAIARLVAHGSLLHNLRIAMGPAISGEVYQVTEYVAAEVGTSIIASEEAKTTEEMLIALQQLPDSPILDDPESGRVRIDVRRVNAIQLEQLGIDREQIAIAPYCTYQQPDYFFSYRRSNEKQVQWSGIVSHQPRSSAN